In Corynebacterium aquilae DSM 44791, the genomic stretch TACGACTCCCTGCTGAAAAACGCCAGCACCAACGGGGCAGTATGGACCTTCAGCGTCCCCGGCATGCTCGAAGAAGGCACCGACGAAGACGACACCCTGCCGCTGGACTACCAGGCCGCACCCCAACCCCGCGGCGACATCAACGACATCGCCTCCATGATGGCGATGCTGCAAGCCCACACCCGCGACGGCGGCCGCGCCGCCTTCATCGCCCCCACCAAAGCCGTCGTCAAACGCATGGTCGACCGCTTCCGCGAAAACGGCATCCCCACCAAAGTCGCCACCGCCGGCTGGGAACCCACCCCCGGCGAAGTCACCCTCTACCAGGCATTTAGCCATGCCGGCCTGATCTTCCCCAAACCCGGCAAATACGGCGAGACCATGAGCCTGCCGCTGGTCGTCATCACCGAAACCGATCTGACCGGCAACCGCGTCGGCGACATCGCCGGCGCCAAACGCAAACCCGCACGCCGCCGCAACCGCGTCGACCCGCTCGCCCTGACCCCCGGCGACCTCGTCGTCCACGAAACCCACGGCATTGGCCGCTTCGTGAAAATGACCGAGCGCACCATCGACGCCGGCGACGAAACCTCCCGCCGCGAATACGTCGTCCTCGAATACGCCCCCTCCAAACGCGGGCAGCCCGGCGACCAGCTCTACGTCCCCATGGACGCCCTCGACATGCTCAGCCGCTACACCGGTGGCGACGCACCCACCCTGTCGAAAATGGGCGGCTCAGACTGGAAAAACACCAAAAAACGCGCCCGCGCCGCCGTCCGCGAAATCGCCGCCGAACTCGTCCAGCTCTACGCCAAACGCGCCGCCACCCCAGGCCACCCCTTCGCGCCGGACAGCCCCTGGCAAAAGGAGATGGAAGACAACTTCCCCTACACCGAAACCGAAGACCAGCTCGCCGCCATCGACGCCGTCAAAGAAGACATGGAAGCCCCCCGCCCCATGGACCGCGTCATCGTCGGCGACGTCGGCTACGGCAAAACCGAAGTGGCCGTCCGCGCCGCCTTCAAAGCCGTCCAAGACGGCAAACAAGTCGCCGTGCTCGTGCCCACCACCCTGCTGGCACAACAGCACCTAGCCACCTTCGAAAACCGCACCGCAGGATTTCCCACCACCATCCGGGGACTCTCCCGCTTCACCAGCACTAAAGAAGCCAAAGAAACCCTCGCCGGGTTGGCCGACGGCAGCGTCGACATCGTCATCGGCACCCACCGCTTGCTGCAAACCGGCGTGCAATGGAAAAACCTTGGCCTGATCATCGTCGACGAGGAACAGCGCTTCGGCGTGGAACATAAGGAACACATCAAAGCGCTCAAAGCAGCCGTTGACGTGCTCACCATGTCCGCCACCCCCATTCCCCGCACCCTGGAAATGTCCATGACGGGCATTCGGGAAATGTCCACTATCCTCACCCCGCCCGAAGACCGGCACCCCGTGCTGACCTACGTCGGCGCCCAAGAAGACAAGCAAGTCGCCGCCGCGATTCGTCGCGAACTGCTGCGCGATGGGCAAGTGTTCTACGTGCACAACAAGGTCAAAAGCATCGAAAAACGCGCCCGGGAGCTGCGCGAACTGGTCCCCGAGGCGCGCATCGTGATCGCCCACGGCCAAATGAGCGAAGAACAGCTGGAAAAAACGGTGCAAGGCTTCTGGGATCGCGAATACGACGTGCTGGTGTGCACCACCATCGTCGAAACCGGCCTAGACATCGCCAACGCCAACACCCTCATCGTGGAAAACGCCCACCACATGGGGTTGAGCCAGTTGCACCAGCTGCGTGGGCGCGTGGGGCGATCCCGTGAACGCGGCTACGCCTACTTCCTGTACCCCAAAGACATCACCCTCACCGAAACCTCCTACGACAGGCTGGCCACCATCGCCAGCAACAACGAGCTCGGCGCCGGCATGGCGGTGGCGCGCAAAGACCTCGAAATGCGCGGCGCGGGCAACATCCTCGGCGCCGAACAGTCCGGCCACATCGCCGGTGTTGGCATGGACCTGTACATGCGCCTGATCAAGGACGCCGTGGCGGCGTTCAAAGCCATGGCCAATGGGGAAGTCATCGACGGCACCGACAACACGCCCCGAGAAATCCGCATCGATCTGCCCGTCGACGCGCACATCCCGGCCGAATACATCGCCAGCGAAAGGCTGCGCCTGGAGGTCTACCGCAAACTCGCCGAAGCCAAACAAGAAGCCGATCTCAAAGCCACCGTCGAGGAAGTCACCGACCGCTACGGCAAGCTGCCCGAAGAGGTCGAACGCCTGCTGGCCGTTGCCCGACTGCGGTTGGTGTGCCGCGACGCCAAACTCACCGACATTGGAATGCAGGGCACCCGCATGAAAATCCACCCGGTGGATCTGCCGGATTCCAAGCAGGTGCGGCTGCGCCGCATGTACCCCGGCGCCACCTACCGGGCGGCCGCCCAGGCGATACAGATGCCCATGCCGAAAAAGGGCACCAAGGTCACCGATCCTTTGATGCGCGACGAGGAACTCATCCAGTGGTGTGCGGACTTTGTGGCCACCATGTTCGACGTCGAGGGCATCGATGTGCGCAACGGCCAGGTGCGCTCCCCGGAAGCGCCCCGCATCACGGAAGCCAAACCCGCCACTAAAGCGCGCACGAGCTCCCGGACCGCCAGCGCTACCGGAGGCTTTTCCTCCCGCGCGGGTCGCGGAGGTGTGTCCGGAGCGCCACGGTTGGGCCAATACGACCCCAGCAGGGGAGGGCGCAGTGATGTGCAAGCCAAGGCGGCGGA encodes the following:
- the mfd gene encoding transcription-repair coupling factor; the protein is MLSGLRAVAATDPKLTGMLTHTGQPLHLTGLPQTRPWALATLATKVPVLAVAATSREAEDLAGELRAMLGETAVAYYPACETLPHERLSPSKDTIGARAQVLAHADRTKIIVTTARGLAQPVLKNDPGRTPITLTVGEDSDFDELVADLVRYGYHSVDLVAARGEFATRGGIIDIFPTTATHPIRVEFWGDEVTELKEFSVADQRTLADKQHQHLEIYPARALIIDEQVAATAQAHATTYASHPTLAEIFTKIADGIAVDGMEALIPELAHSDLVSLPELLPRNTHLVVLDPQKVRTRVHDLQKTDEEFLAAGWEAAAMGANGPIAAEGLDLTAASFRSYDSLLKNASTNGAVWTFSVPGMLEEGTDEDDTLPLDYQAAPQPRGDINDIASMMAMLQAHTRDGGRAAFIAPTKAVVKRMVDRFRENGIPTKVATAGWEPTPGEVTLYQAFSHAGLIFPKPGKYGETMSLPLVVITETDLTGNRVGDIAGAKRKPARRRNRVDPLALTPGDLVVHETHGIGRFVKMTERTIDAGDETSRREYVVLEYAPSKRGQPGDQLYVPMDALDMLSRYTGGDAPTLSKMGGSDWKNTKKRARAAVREIAAELVQLYAKRAATPGHPFAPDSPWQKEMEDNFPYTETEDQLAAIDAVKEDMEAPRPMDRVIVGDVGYGKTEVAVRAAFKAVQDGKQVAVLVPTTLLAQQHLATFENRTAGFPTTIRGLSRFTSTKEAKETLAGLADGSVDIVIGTHRLLQTGVQWKNLGLIIVDEEQRFGVEHKEHIKALKAAVDVLTMSATPIPRTLEMSMTGIREMSTILTPPEDRHPVLTYVGAQEDKQVAAAIRRELLRDGQVFYVHNKVKSIEKRARELRELVPEARIVIAHGQMSEEQLEKTVQGFWDREYDVLVCTTIVETGLDIANANTLIVENAHHMGLSQLHQLRGRVGRSRERGYAYFLYPKDITLTETSYDRLATIASNNELGAGMAVARKDLEMRGAGNILGAEQSGHIAGVGMDLYMRLIKDAVAAFKAMANGEVIDGTDNTPREIRIDLPVDAHIPAEYIASERLRLEVYRKLAEAKQEADLKATVEEVTDRYGKLPEEVERLLAVARLRLVCRDAKLTDIGMQGTRMKIHPVDLPDSKQVRLRRMYPGATYRAAAQAIQMPMPKKGTKVTDPLMRDEELIQWCADFVATMFDVEGIDVRNGQVRSPEAPRITEAKPATKARTSSRTASATGGFSSRAGRGGVSGAPRLGQYDPSRGGRSDVQAKAAERRARRKRRDDDDGPVSGVFSFRG